In Phocoena phocoena chromosome 8, mPhoPho1.1, whole genome shotgun sequence, the following are encoded in one genomic region:
- the PRSS23 gene encoding serine protease 23, which produces MAGTPGLLLLSILLCAVGQVSPYGAHWKPTWPAYRLPVVLPQSTLNLAKPHFGAEAKLEVSSSCGPQCHKGSPLPTYEEAKQYLSYETLYANGSRTETHVGIYVLRSGEGESSGKSRRKRQIYGYDSRFSIFGKDFLLNYPFSTSVKLSTGCTGTLVAEKHVLTAAHCIHDGKTYVKGTQKLRVGFLKPKFKDGGRGANDSSPAVPEKMKFQWIRVKRTHVPKGWIKGNANDIGMDYDYALLELKKPHKRKFMKIGVSPPAKQLPGGRIHFSGYDNDRPGNLVYRFCDVKDETYDLLYQQCDAQPGASGSGVYVRMWKRQQQKWERKIIGIFSGHQWVDMNGSPQDFNVAVRITPLKYAQICYWIKGNYLDCREG; this is translated from the coding sequence ATGGCGGGGACCCCAGGgcttctcctcctctccatcctcctctgtGCTGTTGGGCAGGTGAGCCCCTACGGCGCCCACTGGAAACCCACCTGGCCTGCCTACCGCCTCCCCGTGGTCTTACCCCAGTCTACCTTAAACTTGGCCAAGCCACACTTTGGGGCCGAAGCCAAATTGGAAGTGTCCTCCTCATGTGGCCCCCAGTGTCATAAGGGAAGTCCACTGCCCACTTATGAAGAGGCCAAGCAGTACCTGTCCTATGAAACCCTCTATGCCAACGGCAGCCGCACCGAGACACATGTGGGCATCTATGTCCTCAGAAGTGGTGAGGGTGAGTCTTCGGGAAAGTCTCGAAGGAAGCGGCAGATTTATGGCTACGACAGCAGATTCAGCATTTTTGGGAAGGACTTCCTGCTCAACTACCCGTTCTCAACATCGGTGAAGTTATCAACAGGCTGTACCGGCACCCTGGTGGCGGAGAAGCACGTCCTCACGGCTGCCCACTGCATACACGATGGGAAAACCTACGTGAAAGGAACCCAGAAACTGCGAGTGGGCTTCCTGAAGCCCAAGTTTAAAGATGGTGGTCGAGGGGCCAACGACTCGAGCCCAGCCGTGCCCGAGAAGATGAAATTTCAGTGGATCCGGGTGAAGCGCACCCATGTGCCCAAGGGTTGGATCAAGGGCAATGCCAATGACATTGGCATGGATTATGACTATGCCCTCCTGGAactcaaaaaaccccacaaaagaaAGTTCATGAAGATTGGGGTAAGCCCTCCCGCCAAGCAGCTGCCAGGGGGCAGAATCCACTTCTCCGGTTATGACAATGACCGACCGGGCAACTTGGTATACCGCTTCTGTGATGTCAAAGATGAGACCTATGACCTGCTGTACCAGCAGTGTGACGCCCAGCCCGGGGCCAGCGGGTCCGGGGTCTACGTGAGGATGTGGAAGAGACAGCAGCAGAAGTGGGAGCGAAAAATTATTGGCATCTTTTCCGGGCACCAGTGGGTAGACATGAACGGTTCTCCACAAGATTTCAACGTGGCTGTTAGAATCACCCCTCTCAAATATGCCCAGATTTGCTATTGGATTAAAGGAAACTACCTGGATTGTAGGGAGGGGTGA